A stretch of Pseudochaenichthys georgianus chromosome 2, fPseGeo1.2, whole genome shotgun sequence DNA encodes these proteins:
- the LOC117457861 gene encoding nuclear receptor subfamily 4 group A member 2-like: MPCVQTQCGSSPQGASPASQSSGSCDFLTPEFVKFSMDLTNCEISAATSGPTFGPLGDTGYDVKPPCLFQMPLQGEHPCVKVEDAHGCPRYQQNHLQSEDLLSSPGSVYYYRSPSPRSPMTSNFQHQPGNIWEDSGSLYSFRQDYLAAAAHRKNTLSRFSLFSLKHAQHGNQSLPTCQMKFDGSLHVSMNLDAPGAHQPLDSPGILGSISAHGKQPGLGFPHPLQFAHSHHFMDYQSPCSPSRGELSTEGLCAVCGDNAACQHYGVRTCEGCKGFFKRTVQKKAKYVCLAAKSCLVDKRRRNRCQYCRFQKCLVVGMVKEVVRTDGLKGRRGRLPSKPKTVPESSPPVSTLLSSLIRAHVESNPPPSRLEYFKFKESPPGEDAQHVRQFYDLLTRSMDVIRGWAQKIPGFTSLPKHDQDLLFYSAFLELFVLRLSYRSNPEEGELMFCDGSVWHRLQCLRGFGEWIDGIVEFSSNLQRMNLNVSTFSCLCTLALVTERHGLKEPQKVEELQNRIIKCLQDADSDCCSNRLSRLLEKLRELRTLSIQGLQRIFYLKLEDLVPPPAIIDKLFLDTLPF, encoded by the exons ATGCCGTGCGTTCAGACCCAGTGCGGCTCCTCTCCACAAGGAGCCAGCCcagcctcacagagctccggCAGCTGCGACTTCCTCACCCCGGAGTTTGTCAAGTTCAGCATGGACCTTACCAACTGTGAAATATCAGCTGCAACGTCGGGTCCCACTTTTGGCCCTTTGGGGGACACCGGGTACGACGTAAAGCCCCCGTGCCTCTTCCAAATGCCGCTTCAGGGAGAGCATCCGTGCGTAAAAGTGGAGGATGCGCACGGGTGTCCGCGCTATCAACAGAACCACCTGCAGTCCGAAGATCTGCTCTCCTCCCCGGGATCTGTTTATTATTACCGGTCTCCTTCGCCGCGTTCACCCATGACATCCAACTTTCAACACCAACCGGGAAACATATGGGAGGACTCCGGATCTCTGTACAGTTTTAGACAAGACTATCTGGCGGCGGCGGCGCACCGGAAAAACACACTTTCCAGATTCTCGCTGTTTTCCCTTAAACACGCGCAACATGGAAATCAAAGCTTGCCCACATGCCAAATGAAATTTGACGGGTCTCTCCACGTGTCCATGAACTTGGACGCACCCGGGGCGCACCAGCCTCTGGACAGCCCCGGGATTCTGGGCTCTATTAGTGCCCACGGAAAGCAGCCCGGATTGGGATTTCCTCACCCGCTGCAGTTTGCGCACAGCCACCattttatggattatcagagcCCTTGTTCTCCCAGCCGAGGGGAGCTGAGCACGGAGGGGCTGTGCGCGGTGTGCGGGGATAACGCAGCCTGCCAGCACTACGGAGTGCGCACCTGCGAAGGCTGCAAGGGTTTCTTCAAG CGGACCGTACAAAAAAAAGCCAAGTACGTGTGTTTGGCTGCTAAAAGCTGCCTTGTGGACAAACGCAGGAGGAACCGATGTCAATACTGTCGCTTCCAGAAGTGCCTCGTCGTGGGGATGGTCAAAGAAG TGGTGAGGACAGACGGTCTGAAAGGTCGCAGGGGTCGCCTGCCGTCTAAACCCAAAACGGTTCCTGAGTCGTCTCCGCCTGTCAGCACCCTCCTGAGCAGCCTCATCAGGGCACATGTGGAGTCCAACCCTCCGCCTTCTCGCCTTGAATACTTCAAA TTCAAGGAGAGTCCACCAGGAGAGGACGCTCAGCATGTGCGGCAGTTTTATGACCTGCTGACCCGATCCATGGATGTGATTCGAGGTTGGGCGCAGAAGATCCCGGGCTTCACCTCCCTTCCCAAACACGACCAAGACCTCCTGTTCTACTCCGCTTTCCTGGAGCTCTTTGTGTTACGACTGTCATACAG ATCCAACCCGGAGGAAGGGGAGCTGATGTTCTGCGACGGCTCCGTGTGGCACCGGCTGCAGTGCCTGAGGGGTTTCGGGGAGTGGATCGACGGCATCGTTGAATTCTCCTCTAACCTCCAGAGGATGAACCTGAACGTGTCCACATTCTCCTGCTTATGCACCCTGGCTCTGGTCACCG AGCGGCACGGGCTGAAGGAGCCTCAGAAGGTGGAGGAGCTGCAGAACAGAATCATCAAATGTTTGCAGGACGCAGACTCAGACTGCTGCTCCAACCGTTTGTCCAGACTTT